A single region of the Saprospiraceae bacterium genome encodes:
- a CDS encoding EndoU domain-containing protein: MLITQIYTVEHIFRGHGANGGRHHISALIADNSRKLTNRLKETTDGFYEAVIKRSDGTTSTKSFWPDTWDENKIMDELKHVMANNPRNIPGTNNWEGLTTTGQLIRYYVKSLDNSIISAFPVL, translated from the coding sequence ATGCTAATCACCCAAATATATACGGTTGAGCATATTTTTAGAGGCCATGGAGCAAATGGAGGACGTCACCATATTTCAGCATTGATTGCTGATAATTCAAGAAAACTAACTAATCGATTAAAAGAAACGACTGATGGTTTTTATGAAGCAGTTATTAAAAGATCAGACGGCACAACTTCAACAAAAAGTTTTTGGCCAGACACTTGGGATGAAAATAAAATCATGGATGAACTCAAGCACGTTATGGCTAATAATCCGAGAAATATACCAGGAACAAATAATTGGGAAGGACTTACGACAACTGGTCAACTTATACGTTATTATGTCAAGAGTTTAGACAATTCAATTATTTCAGCATTTCCAGTTTTATAG
- a CDS encoding DUF1501 domain-containing protein: MNPDIHRAAYQKNRRDFLRTTTKGLGAMALSSLLLPNAFSKNTGITAPPGDVPGSGGILKQLHHAPKAKRVIYLFQSGGPSQMELFDYKPELLRRGGEEIPDSIRGNQRLTGMLAAQSSFPLIGSPFKFQQHPKTGGHFSELLPYTFQSAEDICVINSMYTEAINHEPAVVFLQTGSQQVGRPAIGSWLSYGLGSPNENLPAFVVLLSAGRSNTQNLNMNAWGNGFLPSYHQGVQFRSGSDPVLYIKNPAGVQREDRRRELDFLNQLEQEQKQVWGDPEIDSKINQYEMAYRMQASVPDVTDFSDEPAHVFDLYGPESRIPGTYAANCLLARRLAERDVRFVQLYHMGWDQHGNLPKDINVMARSTDQASAALVKDLKQRGLLEDTLVVWGGEFGRTSFSQGRFQTNYGRDHHPRCFSIWMAGGGIKPGLVYGKTDDFSYNIAADPVHVHDFQATLLHLLGIDHEKLTFKHQGRRYRLTDVHGQVVKDLLA; the protein is encoded by the coding sequence ATGAATCCTGATATCCACCGTGCCGCCTATCAAAAAAACCGTCGAGACTTTTTGCGAACGACGACCAAGGGACTGGGCGCTATGGCCTTGTCCAGTCTCCTTTTGCCCAATGCCTTTAGCAAAAATACGGGCATAACTGCCCCTCCGGGGGATGTGCCGGGTAGCGGCGGCATTTTAAAGCAATTGCACCATGCACCCAAAGCCAAAAGGGTGATCTACCTTTTCCAGAGTGGCGGCCCTTCTCAAATGGAGCTCTTCGATTATAAGCCGGAGCTGCTTCGTAGGGGAGGGGAGGAAATTCCGGATTCGATTCGGGGAAATCAGCGCTTGACGGGCATGCTGGCAGCACAATCGAGTTTTCCTTTGATTGGATCACCTTTTAAGTTTCAGCAACACCCCAAGACGGGAGGCCATTTCAGTGAATTATTGCCTTACACTTTTCAGTCTGCCGAAGATATCTGTGTCATCAATAGCATGTATACCGAGGCGATCAATCACGAACCGGCCGTTGTTTTCCTGCAAACTGGCTCTCAACAGGTAGGGCGTCCGGCGATAGGCTCCTGGCTGAGCTATGGATTGGGTAGTCCCAACGAGAATTTGCCCGCCTTTGTGGTGTTGCTGTCCGCTGGGCGGTCCAATACCCAAAACCTGAATATGAATGCCTGGGGCAATGGCTTTTTACCTTCCTATCACCAAGGTGTTCAGTTTAGATCGGGCAGTGACCCCGTCCTTTATATCAAAAATCCTGCTGGAGTCCAACGAGAAGACCGGCGGCGGGAGCTGGATTTCCTTAATCAATTGGAGCAGGAACAAAAACAAGTTTGGGGTGATCCCGAGATCGATTCCAAAATCAACCAATATGAAATGGCCTACCGCATGCAGGCTTCGGTGCCTGATGTGACAGATTTTAGCGACGAGCCAGCCCATGTCTTTGACCTCTATGGGCCAGAGAGCCGCATTCCGGGGACCTATGCGGCCAATTGCCTCCTGGCTCGCCGCCTGGCGGAAAGAGATGTGCGCTTTGTGCAATTATACCACATGGGCTGGGACCAACACGGCAACCTGCCAAAGGATATTAACGTCATGGCGAGAAGTACCGACCAGGCCTCGGCCGCTTTGGTAAAAGACCTAAAACAAAGGGGTTTATTGGAAGATACCCTTGTCGTTTGGGGTGGAGAATTTGGCCGAACGAGCTTTTCGCAGGGCCGTTTCCAAACCAATTATGGACGAGATCATCACCCCCGCTGCTTCTCCATCTGGATGGCCGGTGGTGGGATCAAACCTGGATTGGTATACGGCAAAACAGATGATTTTTCCTACAATATAGCGGCAGACCCGGTGCATGTCCATGATTTTCAAGCCACCCTATTGCACCTATTGGGTATTGATCACGAAAAACTTACCTTTAAGCACCAGGGCCGTCGATATCGGCTGACGGATGTGCATGGGCAGGTGGTGAAGGATCTTTTGGCGTGA
- a CDS encoding AarF/UbiB family protein, with protein MSKSTSRTYSPSWRIRKAYWTAFVVMASYFRLYLLSKLLGKQYYEKRILQLHLRNAERVKKAILELQGLFIKVGQLLSILTNFLPPAFQAPLEALQDQIPARPYEEIKQRMLAELGQDPSTLFAAFNEVPIASASIGQAHKARLKDGTDVVVKVQHANIESIAAVDLRIIEKLTHLVSWFFDIKGMEYAYSQVKKMIEEELDFSQEAIAMQLIQANLTAEKNFDIPKVHAEYSTQRVLTTTFHEGVKISNVEQLDAWGIDKRELANRLVHAYCQMVFQDGFYHADPHPGNILVKQDGTIVLLDFGAVATLKANMRTGLLKLIEAAAKNDTQGIIDALKMMEFIADEREATKMAEKVIDAFRNFLQNEIQFDGLSFKDIKVNPFETSLFNLTQEIGVRGIVNMVQVPKDYVLLNRMVTLLLGICNTLDSQMNPIEVIRPYFQQFVLGERGDMVKFIRELLQKTLTNVISLPGDLRKALDKVQRGELEVKSVGSIQRTQLLYALGQQLIFTLFIIASAAFGFLYQEAGEWRYVYYCWGVGAFFLWLLLRSFMRAKKIRKRLDLEG; from the coding sequence ATGAGTAAATCCACCTCCAGAACCTATTCTCCCAGCTGGCGCATTCGCAAGGCCTATTGGACGGCCTTCGTCGTCATGGCGAGTTATTTTCGACTTTACCTACTCAGCAAATTATTGGGTAAGCAATACTATGAAAAACGCATTCTCCAACTCCACTTGCGCAATGCTGAAAGGGTAAAAAAAGCCATCCTGGAGCTACAAGGTTTATTTATTAAAGTAGGGCAGTTATTATCCATTCTCACCAACTTCCTCCCACCAGCCTTTCAGGCACCGCTAGAAGCCTTGCAAGATCAAATTCCGGCTCGGCCCTACGAAGAAATTAAGCAGCGCATGCTGGCAGAACTTGGCCAGGACCCCAGCACCCTGTTTGCTGCCTTTAACGAAGTGCCCATCGCTTCTGCCTCCATTGGCCAGGCCCATAAAGCCAGATTGAAAGACGGCACCGATGTGGTCGTCAAAGTCCAGCATGCCAACATTGAATCCATTGCGGCGGTGGATCTAAGGATCATCGAAAAACTGACGCACCTTGTTTCCTGGTTCTTTGATATCAAAGGCATGGAGTATGCCTATTCCCAGGTCAAAAAAATGATTGAAGAGGAGTTAGATTTTAGCCAGGAGGCCATTGCTATGCAACTCATTCAGGCCAATTTGACAGCGGAGAAAAATTTTGACATCCCGAAGGTTCATGCGGAGTATTCGACCCAGCGGGTCCTCACCACAACTTTCCATGAGGGCGTCAAAATCAGCAATGTAGAACAATTGGATGCTTGGGGGATTGACAAACGGGAACTAGCTAATCGCCTCGTACATGCCTACTGCCAAATGGTCTTCCAAGATGGTTTTTACCATGCCGACCCTCATCCTGGCAATATTTTGGTGAAGCAAGACGGTACCATCGTTCTGCTGGATTTTGGCGCGGTGGCCACGCTAAAGGCCAACATGCGTACGGGCTTACTGAAACTCATCGAAGCTGCTGCTAAAAATGATACCCAAGGGATCATCGATGCCCTTAAAATGATGGAATTTATCGCCGACGAGCGCGAAGCGACGAAAATGGCAGAAAAAGTCATCGACGCCTTCCGGAATTTCCTGCAAAACGAAATCCAGTTCGATGGTTTGAGTTTTAAAGACATCAAGGTTAATCCCTTTGAAACCAGCTTGTTTAACCTCACCCAGGAGATTGGGGTAAGGGGGATTGTCAATATGGTTCAAGTTCCCAAAGATTACGTGTTGCTCAATCGCATGGTGACCCTTCTGTTGGGCATTTGCAACACCTTGGATTCACAGATGAATCCCATTGAGGTGATTCGGCCCTATTTCCAGCAGTTTGTCTTGGGAGAGCGGGGTGACATGGTGAAGTTTATTCGGGAATTATTGCAAAAAACGCTGACCAATGTCATTTCACTGCCCGGTGACCTCCGCAAAGCCCTCGATAAGGTTCAAAGGGGGGAATTGGAGGTAAAATCCGTCGGGAGTATCCAGCGAACACAGCTGCTTTATGCCTTGGGCCAACAACTGATTTTCACTTTATTCATTATCGCCTCGGCGGCTTTTGGCTTTTTGTATCAGGAGGCGGGGGAATGGAGATATGTGTATTATTGCTGGGGGGTAGGTGCTTTTTTCCTATGGCTGCTGTTGCGCTCTTTTATGCGTGCAAAGAAAATTCGAAAGCGATTGGATTTGGAGGGGTGA
- a CDS encoding serine hydrolase domain-containing protein, with amino-acid sequence MEKYTIVIGLFICLGFGCRPSDQAPMELMTSSTPSMEPEFDLSQPAKRKALGEAIAQIYQEEAEKNHYPGYAYGIVMDNALLFSGTGGVTNTTTGEGVTLASQFHIASMTKSFTAMAIVKLRDEGKLSLIDPAVKYLPELASLSYLSQDASPITILNLLTMTSGFPEDNPWADRQLEDSDEEFVQLMQAGIPFANIPSYQYEYSNLGYAMLGTIVSRVAGEPYQSYISRQILMPLGMTDTYWEYAEVPAKALAQGYRWEEEQWKPEPMLHSGAFGAIGGLITSINDFSKYVAFHLSVWPPSDKPETGPIKRSSVREMQQALMPRLFAQAKDLQGNPCPFMAGYGYGLGIRKDCNNLTRVSHSGGLPGFGSEYRFFPDYGIGIIAFFNRTYAGAGAANARVTELLFEKSGIQPTPISLSPILAKRTPQVIELLRTWDETLGAAILAENFYLDQSRALRMKEAEKIMATVGEIKTIDPLVPLNQLRGTFLMHGEQGDLEVFFSLSPEKEPKVQALSLRKI; translated from the coding sequence ATGGAAAAATATACCATTGTAATCGGGTTGTTTATTTGTCTAGGCTTCGGGTGCAGGCCCTCAGACCAAGCACCGATGGAACTCATGACATCATCTACACCAAGCATGGAACCGGAATTTGACTTAAGCCAGCCAGCAAAACGGAAAGCACTTGGGGAAGCCATTGCCCAAATCTATCAGGAAGAAGCCGAAAAGAATCATTATCCAGGATACGCCTATGGGATCGTCATGGATAATGCCTTGCTGTTTTCAGGTACTGGCGGTGTAACCAATACGACGACAGGAGAAGGCGTAACGCTTGCTTCGCAGTTTCACATTGCCTCTATGACCAAGAGTTTCACGGCTATGGCCATTGTGAAACTTAGAGATGAGGGCAAACTTTCGCTGATCGACCCGGCGGTAAAATACTTGCCGGAACTAGCCAGTTTGTCCTATTTAAGCCAGGATGCCAGCCCGATTACTATCTTGAATTTGCTAACCATGACCTCCGGCTTTCCGGAAGACAATCCTTGGGCGGATAGGCAATTGGAGGACAGCGATGAGGAATTTGTTCAATTGATGCAGGCCGGTATTCCTTTTGCTAATATTCCTTCCTACCAGTATGAGTACAGCAACCTGGGGTATGCCATGCTGGGAACCATTGTGAGCCGTGTGGCTGGAGAGCCTTATCAAAGCTATATTAGCCGTCAAATTTTAATGCCCTTGGGCATGACCGATACCTATTGGGAATATGCCGAGGTGCCCGCGAAGGCATTGGCTCAAGGATACCGCTGGGAAGAAGAGCAATGGAAGCCGGAACCCATGTTGCACAGCGGCGCTTTTGGCGCCATTGGTGGGCTGATAACGTCGATCAATGACTTTAGCAAATATGTCGCCTTTCACTTATCGGTTTGGCCACCCAGCGACAAGCCCGAAACAGGGCCGATTAAGCGAAGCTCGGTGCGGGAAATGCAACAAGCCCTGATGCCGCGACTTTTTGCCCAGGCAAAAGATTTGCAAGGCAACCCATGTCCTTTTATGGCGGGTTATGGTTATGGCTTGGGCATTCGAAAAGATTGTAATAACCTGACCAGGGTGAGCCATAGTGGTGGATTGCCAGGTTTTGGCAGCGAATACCGCTTCTTCCCAGATTATGGCATAGGCATTATAGCCTTTTTTAACCGCACTTACGCTGGCGCTGGCGCCGCCAATGCACGCGTCACGGAACTTTTATTTGAAAAAAGTGGGATTCAACCCACCCCAATTTCATTGTCGCCTATCCTAGCGAAGCGAACGCCACAAGTGATTGAACTACTTCGCACTTGGGATGAAACGCTGGGAGCAGCCATTTTAGCAGAAAATTTCTACCTGGACCAGTCAAGGGCCCTTCGAATGAAAGAAGCTGAAAAAATAATGGCTACGGTTGGCGAAATCAAGACGATTGATCCCTTGGTGCCCCTCAATCAGTTGAGAGGAACCTTTTTGATGCATGGCGAGCAGGGAGATTTAGAGGTCTTTTTTTCACTTTCTCCTGAAAAAGAGCCTAAAGTGCAGGCGCTTAGCTTAAGGAAAATATAA
- a CDS encoding CotH kinase family protein — MLKKLIAFIGWLIPGLVLMASSGEGDYLARFVIPIVSSSDDVEERPNGTIYVNSTDLELTYDVDNGNQLIGLRFQNIPLDQGAEIVSAYLQFTTDEVGSNATNVSIKATNVDNAPVFTSNNYMLSQRSLSTAAVNWQPAPWLIEGEQGANQRSPDIAALLREVINRPLWTKGNALAFVINGNGTRTAEAFDGAPNLAPQLIIDVQLPAPMVPVEGLLINELMAANASYFDAFGEADDWVELYNSADQPINIGGLYLTDNLNKLDKWQIAAPLEIPPKGFALLWADDNEEQGGLHSSFKLSADGEDLALVQKIGADFIVLDVITFGELPIDISYGRLTDGSQDWVHFVGYTPKASNNGQPRFLDADISFSLADGMYNGQQSLSMTVTDPTASIYYTLDGKVPDEQDPVYEGAILLQESTVVNARAYKPGFAGQKTASGVFLINESSDLPTLNIQLDPKYLWDNETGMYVTGTNGVPGFCSEEPRNWNQDWEYPGQLTLFEPDGREAFKVNAGVKIGGACSRGNKMKSFNFFLRKGEYGDEMVKYRLFDQLDINEFKRFKIRNGGNDFDQMLFRDGILHELMRGQFDMDLMAYRPVLVFLNGTYWGVYGLREFHNEDYIASHHPVDDKNLDIITNPFVSWREVKEGEAASFLALKDFVERQNLANPNNYKVVEDQIDMNEFLNYLISQIYMANYDWPANNMEIWRDRDNGKWRWLMFDLDASTNYGAWSQSNAYNNSLAQATATNGNAWPNGPESTLFLRKLLENSTFKNEFIQRSCSYSEIVFSPDRVNEMADRIQAMLEPEMPRHINRWTNNYWEWGWSNPSGGSMNAWRSYINAFKQFFAARPGYFYTHYRAYFNLGLTFELTINYDEQTPGSVVFHSNDFEVPYQYQGTYFRDVPIRIKAIPKPGYAFLKWAETGETNAEINFSATQNQTLTPLFVPTEPILTEVHYQPMEGDDYEFIEIYNATNDPIAIGGYQFVQGVSFTFPNNTILAPKSYAIIAKNPDLFSSLDCQVFKWSSGDLMDSGETIQLANASGQIVDEVSYSNEAPWPQAAAGNGPSIHLKEAYLRNELAENWAPAVSGGTPCEATLTGLKTPDLGQVVTWKLYPNPAKDMIYMEIETSEKTDWQFTLLNTMGQSLLQQSFETSSRAEKVSIPLLNLTPGVYLVKLGHKMEQLIQRIVIE, encoded by the coding sequence ATGCTCAAGAAATTAATAGCATTTATTGGATGGCTTATTCCTGGCCTGGTTTTGATGGCGTCGTCTGGAGAGGGAGATTACCTCGCTCGATTTGTGATTCCAATTGTTTCTTCCTCAGATGATGTTGAGGAGCGGCCCAATGGAACAATATATGTCAATAGTACGGACCTTGAGCTCACTTATGATGTAGATAATGGCAATCAACTGATCGGCCTACGTTTTCAAAATATCCCGCTTGATCAAGGAGCGGAGATTGTTAGTGCTTATTTACAGTTCACAACAGATGAAGTCGGGAGTAATGCCACCAATGTGTCGATCAAGGCGACGAATGTGGACAACGCACCTGTTTTTACTTCCAATAACTACATGCTAAGTCAGCGAAGCCTAAGCACCGCAGCCGTAAATTGGCAGCCTGCGCCCTGGCTCATAGAAGGCGAACAAGGCGCCAACCAAAGAAGCCCAGATATAGCTGCCCTACTCCGGGAGGTCATCAATCGGCCGTTGTGGACAAAGGGAAATGCGCTTGCATTTGTGATAAATGGAAATGGAACAAGGACTGCCGAAGCGTTTGATGGTGCGCCCAATTTGGCGCCCCAATTGATTATCGACGTGCAATTGCCTGCGCCAATGGTACCGGTAGAAGGATTGTTGATTAATGAATTAATGGCCGCTAATGCTTCCTATTTTGATGCATTTGGAGAGGCTGATGATTGGGTGGAATTATATAATAGTGCTGACCAGCCCATTAATATTGGAGGGCTTTATTTGACGGATAACCTTAATAAATTGGATAAATGGCAAATTGCTGCACCCCTTGAGATTCCTCCTAAAGGCTTTGCCCTATTGTGGGCGGATGATAATGAAGAGCAAGGAGGACTGCATAGTTCGTTTAAACTAAGCGCAGATGGAGAGGATTTGGCGCTGGTACAAAAAATCGGAGCTGATTTCATAGTGCTAGATGTTATTACTTTTGGCGAGTTACCTATCGATATCTCCTATGGCCGCTTGACGGACGGAAGCCAGGACTGGGTTCATTTTGTAGGGTATACGCCAAAAGCCTCTAACAATGGCCAGCCGCGTTTTCTCGATGCTGATATTTCCTTTTCCTTAGCTGATGGCATGTATAATGGGCAACAAAGCCTCAGTATGACAGTGACTGATCCAACGGCTAGTATTTATTACACCCTCGATGGCAAAGTGCCGGATGAACAAGACCCTGTTTACGAAGGCGCCATTCTGCTCCAGGAATCTACCGTTGTAAATGCGCGGGCCTACAAACCTGGTTTTGCTGGACAAAAAACGGCTTCTGGTGTTTTTTTGATTAATGAATCCAGTGATCTTCCCACCTTAAATATTCAATTGGATCCCAAGTATCTGTGGGATAATGAAACAGGGATGTATGTGACGGGTACCAATGGCGTTCCCGGCTTTTGTAGCGAAGAGCCACGCAACTGGAACCAGGATTGGGAATATCCTGGCCAACTTACGCTTTTTGAACCTGACGGGCGGGAAGCTTTTAAGGTGAATGCCGGGGTTAAAATTGGGGGCGCATGTTCTAGAGGGAATAAGATGAAAAGCTTCAATTTTTTTCTCCGAAAAGGCGAATATGGCGATGAAATGGTCAAGTATAGATTATTTGATCAATTGGATATAAATGAATTTAAGCGGTTTAAAATCCGGAATGGAGGAAATGATTTTGACCAAATGCTTTTCCGTGATGGGATACTGCACGAATTGATGAGGGGACAATTTGATATGGATTTAATGGCCTATCGTCCTGTCTTGGTTTTTTTGAATGGCACTTATTGGGGAGTATATGGATTGAGAGAGTTTCATAATGAAGATTATATTGCTTCTCACCACCCCGTTGATGATAAAAACCTCGATATTATCACCAATCCATTTGTATCCTGGCGAGAGGTGAAAGAAGGAGAAGCAGCTTCTTTTTTGGCGCTGAAAGACTTTGTGGAGCGCCAAAATTTGGCCAACCCTAACAACTATAAGGTTGTCGAAGATCAAATAGATATGAACGAATTCCTGAATTACCTCATTTCCCAGATTTATATGGCCAATTATGACTGGCCAGCAAATAACATGGAAATTTGGCGGGATAGGGATAATGGAAAATGGCGCTGGTTGATGTTTGACCTGGATGCTTCAACCAATTATGGGGCATGGAGCCAATCTAACGCCTATAATAATAGCCTGGCGCAAGCGACAGCTACCAATGGAAATGCCTGGCCAAATGGCCCAGAGAGCACGCTTTTCCTCCGCAAGCTTTTAGAGAATTCGACCTTTAAAAATGAATTTATCCAACGAAGTTGTTCCTATTCAGAAATTGTATTTAGTCCAGATCGGGTCAACGAAATGGCCGATCGCATCCAGGCCATGCTCGAACCAGAAATGCCCCGGCATATCAACCGATGGACGAACAACTATTGGGAATGGGGATGGAGTAATCCTTCAGGGGGTTCAATGAATGCTTGGCGAAGTTATATTAATGCTTTTAAACAGTTTTTTGCGGCTCGACCTGGTTATTTCTATACGCATTATCGCGCTTATTTCAACCTTGGACTGACTTTCGAATTGACTATTAATTATGATGAGCAAACCCCTGGATCTGTCGTTTTTCATTCCAATGATTTTGAGGTGCCTTATCAATACCAAGGTACCTATTTCAGAGATGTGCCCATTCGAATTAAAGCGATTCCTAAGCCCGGCTATGCCTTTTTGAAATGGGCTGAAACAGGAGAGACGAATGCCGAAATCAACTTTAGCGCCACGCAAAACCAGACCCTTACGCCGCTCTTTGTACCCACCGAACCTATCTTGACGGAAGTGCACTACCAGCCCATGGAGGGTGACGACTATGAATTTATTGAAATCTATAATGCGACCAATGATCCAATCGCTATTGGCGGCTATCAATTTGTGCAAGGGGTATCCTTTACTTTTCCAAATAATACTATCTTAGCTCCCAAGTCCTATGCCATTATAGCCAAAAATCCAGATTTGTTTTCAAGTTTGGATTGCCAGGTTTTCAAGTGGAGCTCCGGCGATCTCATGGACAGCGGGGAGACGATTCAACTGGCAAATGCTAGTGGACAAATAGTGGATGAGGTCAGCTATTCCAATGAAGCGCCCTGGCCACAAGCAGCGGCTGGCAATGGCCCCTCCATCCACTTGAAGGAGGCTTACCTACGCAACGAATTGGCTGAAAATTGGGCGCCTGCTGTTTCTGGAGGGACTCCCTGCGAGGCTACTTTGACAGGCTTGAAAACGCCCGATTTAGGTCAGGTTGTCACCTGGAAATTATACCCTAACCCCGCAAAGGACATGATCTATATGGAAATAGAAACCAGTGAAAAAACGGATTGGCAATTTACCCTATTGAATACCATGGGGCAGTCTTTGTTACAACAATCTTTTGAAACCAGTAGTCGTGCTGAAAAAGTAAGCATCCCTTTATTAAATCTAACCCCAGGGGTATATTTGGTCAAACTGGGTCACAAAATGGAACAATTGATTCAGCGTATAGTCATAGAGTAA
- a CDS encoding IlvD/Edd family dehydratase has protein sequence MKKLRSQNWFGKTGKDGFIYRAWMKNQGIPDDEFRGKPIIGICNTWSEFTPCNGHFRELAESVKMGVLEAGGYPVEFPVMSLGETLIKPTAMLFRNLMSMDVEESIRANPMDGVVLLAGCDKTTPATIMGACSVDIPSIVVSGGPMLTGNYRGKPIATSDIWRYKDAVRAGEMEQEEFRSVEECMCRSRGHCAVMGTASTMACMVESLGLSLPTNAAIPAADSRRKVMAQLSGRQIVEMVQNDRVLSQVLTREAFENAIVVNAAVGGSTNFVVHLMAIAGRIGVELTLDDFDKLGSQIPLLANLQPSGDYFMEDFYYAGGVPVIVKALKDKLHNNITVNGKGIRDNCADAECFNTDVIAPDMAKPFQEASGIAVVYGNLAENGAIIKPSAATAELMQHKGKAVVFEDIEDYNARINNDDLEVDETCILVLKNVGPKGYPGMPEVGNMGVPPKLLRKGVKDMVRISDGRMSGTAFGTVFLHVSPESAVGGNLALVQNGDLIEVDVANRKLNLLVTDEVLAERRKTWSAPDLGYDRGYVHLYIQTVEQSDKGADLSFLKGKSGAEVNRDSH, from the coding sequence ATGAAAAAATTACGTAGCCAGAATTGGTTTGGCAAAACGGGGAAAGATGGCTTTATTTATCGGGCCTGGATGAAAAACCAGGGGATTCCTGATGATGAATTCAGGGGAAAACCGATTATCGGTATTTGTAATACCTGGTCGGAGTTCACGCCCTGCAATGGCCATTTTCGCGAATTGGCGGAGTCGGTGAAAATGGGCGTATTGGAAGCCGGTGGCTATCCGGTGGAGTTTCCTGTAATGTCTTTGGGAGAAACCTTGATTAAGCCCACCGCCATGCTCTTCCGAAACCTGATGAGCATGGATGTCGAGGAGTCGATTCGTGCCAATCCGATGGATGGGGTCGTGTTGTTAGCTGGTTGTGATAAGACCACGCCAGCCACCATTATGGGCGCTTGTAGTGTAGATATTCCTTCCATTGTCGTTTCTGGCGGGCCGATGCTCACGGGCAATTATAGGGGAAAGCCGATTGCTACCTCTGATATTTGGCGCTATAAAGATGCGGTGCGCGCAGGAGAGATGGAGCAGGAAGAATTTCGGTCGGTAGAGGAGTGTATGTGTCGTAGCCGTGGCCATTGCGCGGTGATGGGAACGGCTTCCACTATGGCTTGTATGGTGGAGTCTTTAGGCTTGTCTTTGCCGACCAATGCCGCCATTCCGGCTGCCGATTCTCGGCGGAAAGTGATGGCGCAATTGTCGGGCCGCCAGATTGTAGAAATGGTGCAAAATGACCGTGTGCTATCTCAAGTATTGACGCGCGAAGCGTTTGAAAATGCCATAGTTGTGAATGCTGCCGTCGGCGGATCCACGAATTTTGTAGTGCACCTTATGGCCATTGCCGGCCGTATTGGCGTTGAGCTAACCTTGGACGACTTCGACAAGCTGGGCAGCCAAATCCCGCTATTAGCGAACCTCCAACCTTCCGGTGATTACTTTATGGAGGATTTCTACTATGCGGGCGGCGTACCTGTCATCGTCAAAGCCTTGAAAGATAAACTGCATAACAATATCACGGTCAATGGCAAAGGGATTCGTGACAACTGTGCTGATGCCGAATGTTTTAACACCGATGTTATTGCACCGGATATGGCCAAACCCTTCCAGGAGGCTTCCGGTATTGCGGTTGTTTATGGCAATTTGGCTGAAAATGGCGCCATCATCAAGCCCTCTGCCGCAACGGCCGAACTGATGCAGCACAAGGGCAAAGCGGTGGTATTTGAAGACATTGAGGATTACAATGCCCGCATCAATAACGATGATTTGGAAGTGGATGAGACCTGTATTTTGGTGTTGAAAAATGTAGGTCCTAAAGGTTATCCAGGCATGCCAGAAGTGGGCAATATGGGCGTTCCACCCAAGTTGCTCCGCAAAGGCGTCAAGGACATGGTGCGCATCTCCGATGGCCGCATGAGTGGCACGGCCTTTGGCACGGTTTTCCTCCACGTCTCCCCCGAGTCCGCCGTAGGCGGCAACCTGGCCCTCGTGCAAAACGGCGACCTCATCGAAGTCGACGTGGCCAACCGCAAGCTCAACCTCCTGGTCACCGACGAGGTGCTGGCCGAGCGCCGCAAAACCTGGTCGGCTCCGGACCTCGGCTACGACCGCGGCTATGTCCACCTCTACATCCAAACCGTCGAACAGTCGGACAAGGGCGCAGACCTAAGCTTCCTTAAAGGCAAATCGGGCGCCGAGGTGAACCGCGATTCGCACTAA